CGCCCGGACAACCCGCGCATCAACCTGGATATCATGGTAGCCGAGGGCAAGTGCGCCGGCGCCGAGCACGGCCAGTATGTGGTGGTGAATATCACCACCCAGCCCGGGCGCGACACCGTGCCCCAGGGCGAGGTCAGCGAAGTGCTCGGCGACCACCTGGCGCCGGGAATGGAAATCGATGTCGCCATCCGCAATTACGGTATCCCCCACACCTGGCCCGCGGGGCTGCAGGCCGAGACGGACGCCATCGCCGACGAGGTGCTGGAGGAAGACAAGAAAGCCCGTGTGGACCTGCGTCCGCTGCCGCTGGTGACCATCGACGGCGAGGACGCGCGCGATTTCGACGATGCCGTTTTCTGTGAAGTGCTGAAAGACGGCAGCTGGAAGTTGCTGGTGGCCATCGCCGACGTCTCCCACTATGTGCGCCCCGGGATGGCGCTGGACGAGGAGGCCCACAGCCGCGGCAACTCGGTCTACTTCCCGGATTTCGTCGTGCCGATGTTGCCGGAGAAGCTGTCCAACGGCCTCTGCTCACTCAATCCAGAGGTGGATCGCCTGTGCATGGTGAGCGAAATGCACATCGACCTGGACGGGCGCATTCTCGACTACCGTTTCTTCGAGGGCGTGATGCGCAGCCACGCGCGCCTGACCTACACCCAGGTAGGGCAGATGATCGCCGAGCGCGGCCAGCGCGACAGCGGCCTGCGCAAGCAGTATGCGGCGCTGACCCCGCATCTGGACAACCTGCACGATCTCTACCAGGCCCTGCGCGGCGCCCGCGATCGCCGCGGTGCCATCGATTTCGAGACCACCGAAACCCGCATCATCTTCGACGCGCAGCGCAAGATCGAGCGCATCGTGCCGGTGCAGCGCAACGACGCCCACAAGCTGATCGAGGAGTGCATGCTCGCCGCCAATGTGTGCGCGGCGGAGCTGATGGAGCTGTCGGAGCTGCCGGCACTTTATCGCGTACACGACACGCCCAAGGAAGAGAAGCTCGCCAACCTGCGCGAGTACCTGGGCGAACTGGGGCTGCGCCTGCCCGGTGGCGCGGAACCGCAACCGATGGATTTCCAGCACCTGCTGGATCAGGTGGAGGGGCGCGCCGACGCCCACATCATCCAGATGATGCTGCTGCGCTCGATGAACCAGGCCGTCTACCAGCCGGAGAATCGCGGCCACTTCGGCCTCGACTACCGCGCCTACGCCCACTTCACCTCGCCGATCCGCCGCTACCCGGACCTGCTGCTGCACCGCGGGCTGCGCTGGCTGATCCGCAACGGCAGCGCCAACCCACCGGCGGTGGCCAAGAAGGTGCACGCCGTACCGGGCGCGGCGGCGCTGCCGGCGGAACGTATTATTCCCTACGACCTGGCCGCGATGGTGCAGCTGGGCGAGCACTGCTCGATGACCGAGCGCCGCGCCGACGACGCCACCCGCGATGTGGTCAGCTGGCTCAAGTGCGAGTACCTGCAGGACCACGTCGGCGAGGTCTACCCGGGGGTAGTCAGCGCGGTCACCGGTTTTGGCCTGTTTGTCGAACTGGACAACTTCTATGTGGAGGGTTTGATTCACGTTACTGCGCTGCCGAAAGACTATTACCGCTTCGAGCAGGCGCACCAGCGGCTGGTTGGCGAGCGCAGCGGCCAGCGCTATCACCTGGGTGATTCAGTCTCGGTGCAGGTGGCGCGCGTCGACCTGGAAGAACGCAAGGTGGACTTCACCCTCGACGAAGTTCTGTCCCGATCCGCTAACAAGGCGCCCAAAAGCGGCAAGTCCAAAGCGGGCAGGAAAGCGAAAGCGGCCGCCGGGGCAGCGGTTGCAAGGAAGCCCGCCGCCGACGCGAAAAAAAAGAGTGGGAAAAAGTCCGACAGCACAGGAGTGCCCCCGGCAAAAAAGTCTGGTGGAGGCGGTGGTTGGATGCCTGGAAAAATTCCTGACCAGAACCCGCGGGCAGCGGGTAAAAAGGCCGAGCCTGTCGCAGTGAGCGCGCGTGCCATGGAAATGGCCGTGGAGCACCAGAGCGAGCGCGACCGCCGCGGCAAGTCGGACAAACCCAACCCCTGGGGCCGGCGCCCCGAGACCGAACCCACCGCCACGCCGTTCAAGAAGCGCAAGGTGGGCTCCACCGAGGCGGTGCCAGTAGCGCCGTCGCGCCAGAAGCCCGAAGCGGAAGCGGAGGTCGAGGCGCCGCCCAAGAGGCGCGGACCCAAACGCACGCCGCCGCGCAAGGGCGGTAAGCGCCCCGCGGTGGCGGCGCGCAAGGCGGCGCAGAAGACGGCCCGGGCCGAGGCGAAAAGCGGCAAGGGCAAAAAGAAGAAGTCCGCGGCCAAGCGCAAAAAGAAATCATAACCTTCCATTGACTCGCACCCCTCTCCCGCTGACGGGATAGGGGTGGGGGAGAAGGCATTCGCCACTCTCCCCGAACTCCGGTATAGAACCCCCATGTCCACACAGATCGTCTACGGCCTGCACGCGGTGCAGGCACTGCTCAAGAGTTCACCCCAGCAGGTGCGGGAGCTGCTGCTGTTGCGCGGGCGTCGCGACCAGCGCCTGCAGAAAATCATCGCCCAGGCAGAAAAAAACAATATCAAGGTGCGCACGGTCGATCGCCGCGCTTTGGATGAGCAGGTCGGTGACGATGGCAACCACCAGGGCGTGGTGGCCATCTGTGCGGGCGAGACCCGCGTCTATGACGAGCGCTTCCTGAAGGAGCTGTTACAGGAGCTGGATGGCCGCGCCGAGGCGCCGTTCCTGCTCGTGCTCGACGGCGTCACCGACCCGCACAACCTCGGTGCCTGCCTGCGCACCGCAGAGGCCGCCGGCGTGCACGCGGTGATCGCCCCCAAGGACAAGTCCGCCGGCCTGACGCCGACCGCGCGCAAGGTGGCCTGCGGTGCGGCGGAAGTGCTGCCGTTTGTCACCGTCACCAACCTCGCCCGCACCCTGCAGCAGCTGCAGCAGGCGGGCGTGTGGATCTTTGGCGCCGCCGGTGAGGCGCAGCAGGATGTCTACCAGAGCCAGCTTACTGGCCCGCTGGCGCTGGTCATGGGCGCCGAGGGCTCGGGCCTGCGCCGCCTCACCCGCGAACACTGCGACCACCTGATCAAGATTCCGATGGCGGGCGAGGTCAGCAGTTTGAATGTGTCGGTGGCGACCGGGGTGTGTTTGTTCGAGGCGGTGCGTCAGCGCGGTTAGAGCATCGTATGCGGGCGGTATATCCTGCAGCTTCCCAGCTGAAAAACGTGAAGTGGGTGGGCTGAAGATCCCGGTGACGGGATCGCCTCGGGGTTTGCCGCTGGTTGCACCTGCTATCGGGGCGTTCGCATCGCTTTCTGTACTTCCCTTCTCGCTAGCGTTTTCTTCTTAAATTTACCTCTATGCAACCTGCTCCGCCGCCACAGGTTCCGCCGCCGGCATATCCGCCAGCTTGATGCGCAACTCGCGCCGCAGCAGCAGCGCCGCCAGCAGCATCTGCAGGATTACCGAGCCCGCCGACAGGAACCAGAGCTGGCGGGTCTCGAACCAGGGTTGGGCGCCGATCCACAGTGCCGGTATCGCAAAAGCCAGAATGCGCAGGGCCGAGGCGGCCAGTGACGGCAGCGTGTTGCCAAGTGCCTGGAACAGGCCGGCACAGCAGAAGATGATGCCGGTGGGGACGAAGTTGAACGAGGCGATGCCGAGGAATTCCCGCGCCACCGCGATCGCCGCCGGGTCGTCGAGGAACAGCGCGGCCAGATTGCCACCGGCAAAGTAGCTGAGCAGCGACAGCGCGAACATCAGCACTGACACAGCGATCAGGCCGCTGCGCAGGGTCTCGCGCACCCGCTCGGGCTGGCGCGCGCCGAAGTTCTGCCCGGCGATCGGTGCCAGCGCGAAGGACACTGCCATTGCCGGCAGGAAGATCGACTGCATCACCCGCAGGCCCACGCCGAAACCCGCCTGGGCCGACACGCCCACGTCGGTCAGCACCGTGTAGACCACCGCCAGGAACACGGCCATCAGCGCGAACTCACCGCCGGAGGGCAGGCCGATGGCAGCGATGCGCTGCCACAGTTTGAAGTCGGGCCGCGCGAACTGGCGCGGCCCGAATCGGAGTTTCTGTTGTTGCGGGCGCAATACGAACATCAACAGCAGTACGGTGCCCGCGGCCACCGAAATCAGTGTCGCCAGGCCGGCGCCGGCCACACCCAGCGGCACACCGGTGCCCCAGCCGGCCACCAGCACCGGCGCTAGGGCAATATTCAGCAGCAGTGTCAGCACCTGGATCAGTGAGGGAATCTTCACTTCACCGGCGCCGCGCAGCGCCGCGGCCATAGTGGTGAGCGGGAACTGCAGCAGCATCGCCGGCAGGAACCAGTTCAGGTATTGCACCGCCAGCTGCGCCGTCTCCGCATCGGCGGTGAACGCGGCGGCATAGCGGCCGCGCAGGGCGAAGGCTATGCTGCCGAGCACCAGCCCGCACAGCAGCGCCAGCAGCTGTGCTTGATTGAAAATGCGCTGGGTGGCCGGCATATCGCCGGCGCCGAACGCGTGGGAGACCAGCGTGGTGGTGCCCACCGACAGCGCCTGCGTCAGCGCCATCACCATAAACATCATGTTACCCGCCACGCTGACCGCCGCCACCGGGGCGCTGCCGAGCCCGGACACGAAGTACAGGTCCACCAGGAAGTAGAGTGTCTGGAACAGCATGGTGGCAAACATAAAGGCGCCGTAACGGGCGATATGGCCGCGGATGGCGCCCCGGGTCAGGTCCTGCATCGATGAAAATCCTTTTATGTGGGAAATTACTGGCCGGTCGCTGCCTTGCCGTAAAGCTGCTCTGCCGGGCGGTACAGCACCCAGGAGGTGAGGATGGTCTTGTCGCCCGACAGTGGCACATTGCCGCGGTGCGTATGGGTGAAGCCGCAGGGGGACAGGATCAGGCTGCCTTTTTTCGGCTTGATCTTGGCGCCCTGGTAGCAGAACTCGGTCTCGCCACCCTCCTC
This region of Microbulbifer sp. SAOS-129_SWC genomic DNA includes:
- the rnr gene encoding ribonuclease R, producing MTRKKTSTHFDADPHAEREAEKYEKPVPSREYLLQFLEQQKAPVAWEAVADALEITDEDQREGVRRRLIAMSRDGQIASNRAGDFGVLDKMSLVRGRVIGHRDGFGFVSPRDGGDDLYLSHRQMRKVFDGDEVLVRETPGGFRGKREGAVVRVIKHNTQELAGRLFRENGICFVRPDNPRINLDIMVAEGKCAGAEHGQYVVVNITTQPGRDTVPQGEVSEVLGDHLAPGMEIDVAIRNYGIPHTWPAGLQAETDAIADEVLEEDKKARVDLRPLPLVTIDGEDARDFDDAVFCEVLKDGSWKLLVAIADVSHYVRPGMALDEEAHSRGNSVYFPDFVVPMLPEKLSNGLCSLNPEVDRLCMVSEMHIDLDGRILDYRFFEGVMRSHARLTYTQVGQMIAERGQRDSGLRKQYAALTPHLDNLHDLYQALRGARDRRGAIDFETTETRIIFDAQRKIERIVPVQRNDAHKLIEECMLAANVCAAELMELSELPALYRVHDTPKEEKLANLREYLGELGLRLPGGAEPQPMDFQHLLDQVEGRADAHIIQMMLLRSMNQAVYQPENRGHFGLDYRAYAHFTSPIRRYPDLLLHRGLRWLIRNGSANPPAVAKKVHAVPGAAALPAERIIPYDLAAMVQLGEHCSMTERRADDATRDVVSWLKCEYLQDHVGEVYPGVVSAVTGFGLFVELDNFYVEGLIHVTALPKDYYRFEQAHQRLVGERSGQRYHLGDSVSVQVARVDLEERKVDFTLDEVLSRSANKAPKSGKSKAGRKAKAAAGAAVARKPAADAKKKSGKKSDSTGVPPAKKSGGGGGWMPGKIPDQNPRAAGKKAEPVAVSARAMEMAVEHQSERDRRGKSDKPNPWGRRPETEPTATPFKKRKVGSTEAVPVAPSRQKPEAEAEVEAPPKRRGPKRTPPRKGGKRPAVAARKAAQKTARAEAKSGKGKKKKSAAKRKKKS
- the rlmB gene encoding 23S rRNA (guanosine(2251)-2'-O)-methyltransferase RlmB; its protein translation is MSTQIVYGLHAVQALLKSSPQQVRELLLLRGRRDQRLQKIIAQAEKNNIKVRTVDRRALDEQVGDDGNHQGVVAICAGETRVYDERFLKELLQELDGRAEAPFLLVLDGVTDPHNLGACLRTAEAAGVHAVIAPKDKSAGLTPTARKVACGAAEVLPFVTVTNLARTLQQLQQAGVWIFGAAGEAQQDVYQSQLTGPLALVMGAEGSGLRRLTREHCDHLIKIPMAGEVSSLNVSVATGVCLFEAVRQRG
- a CDS encoding MATE family efflux transporter, with the protein product MQDLTRGAIRGHIARYGAFMFATMLFQTLYFLVDLYFVSGLGSAPVAAVSVAGNMMFMVMALTQALSVGTTTLVSHAFGAGDMPATQRIFNQAQLLALLCGLVLGSIAFALRGRYAAAFTADAETAQLAVQYLNWFLPAMLLQFPLTTMAAALRGAGEVKIPSLIQVLTLLLNIALAPVLVAGWGTGVPLGVAGAGLATLISVAAGTVLLLMFVLRPQQQKLRFGPRQFARPDFKLWQRIAAIGLPSGGEFALMAVFLAVVYTVLTDVGVSAQAGFGVGLRVMQSIFLPAMAVSFALAPIAGQNFGARQPERVRETLRSGLIAVSVLMFALSLLSYFAGGNLAALFLDDPAAIAVAREFLGIASFNFVPTGIIFCCAGLFQALGNTLPSLAASALRILAFAIPALWIGAQPWFETRQLWFLSAGSVILQMLLAALLLRRELRIKLADMPAAEPVAAEQVA